From Streptomyces sp. NBC_00370, a single genomic window includes:
- a CDS encoding type I polyketide synthase, which yields MTTCCFRSRPDDEDGPVPEDQQDKVVDYLRRVTSDLRRARQRIGELELKNNEPIAIVGMSCRLPGGVRSPEALWDLVDSGGDAISGFPADRGWNLERLTGDGEGSSATHEGGFLYEAAEFDAGFFGISPREAIAMDPQQRLLLEVSWEALERSGIAPDSLRGSQAGVFVGAYHWGQPTAGTAGELQGHALTGTAASVLSGRLAYTLGLEGPAITVDTACSSSLVALHVAAQSLRGGESSLAVIGGVTVLSEPSVFVEFSKQGGLAPDGRCKAFSDEANGTGWGEGVGVLVAERLSDARRNGHQVLAVLRGSAVNQDGASNGLTAPNGPSQERVVRQALANAGLSAADVDAVEAHGTGTRLGDPIEAQALLATYGQERDQDSPLWLGSLKSNIGHTQAAAGVAGVIKMVMALRNGVLPRTLHAESPSSHVDWSSGAVRLLSEAVEWPETGRPRRAAVSSFGISGTNAHALLEEAPAAEEAEPSAEPPVEPAAVAGGVVPWVVSGRGRSAVRDQATALVSRAEAAASPLDVGFSLVSSRSVFDHRAVLVGEGSDELLTGARALGAGESWAGLVEGVADVEGKTVFVFPGQGSQWVGMGARLLDESPVFAERIGECAAALAEFTDWSLVDVLRDVEGAPSLERVDVVQPASFSVMVSLAALWRSHGVEPDAVVGHSQGEIAAAVACGALSLEDGARVVALRSQAIGRRLAGRGGMMSVALPVAEVEGRLESWSGRVSVAAVNGPRSVVVSGEPEALDELSAELTGEEVRVRRVAVDYASHSVQVEDLRDELLDVLGPVRPRVSEVPFFSTVTGEWLDTEEMDAGYWFRNLRQRVRFADAVLDLLDGGHRAFVEVSSHPVLTMSVQDMIDDSGEPAVATGTLRRDTGGVSRFLLSAAEVFVRGVDVDWAGVFAGTGARRVDLPTYAFQHERFWNIPDVLDQVAEIDPLDAEFWAAVEQEDLSALSSTLRTDEGSVAAVLPALSSWRRSRHDRSTVDSWRYRVSWSPVGNVPQARLSGTWLVVSAEGTDDAEVVDLLSGSGADDVRRLVLDESYVDRGALRERLAETGEIAGIVSVLARAEEPGQRYPGLSLGLALTVSLVQALGDTESGAPLWFLTQGALSTGRSDEITAPAQAQVAGVGWTTALEHPQRWGGVIDLPPVLDQRAASRLVSALAGALGEEDQLAIRASGVLTRRIVRAGAGRKASSRDWKPRGTTLVTGGSGTLAPGLARWLAGQGAEHLVLVSRRGIEAPGAPELVAELAELGTEATVAACDVTDRDAVAALLAQLKADGHTVRTVVHTAAVIELYSLAETSMESFSDVVHAKVAGARHLDELLDDEALDDFILYSSTAGMWGSGHHAAYVAGNAFLSALATQRRARGLRTTSVHWGKWPDDIERELADPHQIRRSGLQYLDPELALSGLKRVLDDDETVIGLTDVDWDTYYPVFTSGRPTRLFDEVPEVRRQLTAGTEQAAAGPEMSDLAVRLRELTAPEQERLLLNLVRTEAAAVLGHASADAFPERRAFRDIGFDSVTAVDLRNRLVAATGLPLPSTMVFDYPSPAVLAGFLRSRAVGDAPPAQDATVSAAGTEADDEPIAIIAMSCRYPGGARSPEELMRLAVDGADVISEFPADRGWDAEGLYDPDPDRQGTTYSVRGGFLHEAAEFDPGFFGISPREAVAMDPQQRLLLETSWETFERAGIDPDSLRGSTAGTFIGASYQDYSSSVQNGSEGSEVHMVTGTAASVLSGRVSYLFGFEGPAVTVDTACSSSLVAMHLACQSLRSGESSLALAGGVAVMATPHAFVGFSRQRALALDGRCKPFSEAADGMTLAEGVGVVLLERLSDARRNGHRVLAVVRGSAINQDGASNGLTAPNGPSQQRVIRQALANAGLSAADVDAVEAHGTGTKLGDPIEAQALLATYGQGRDPEYPLWLGSLKSNIGHTQAAAGVAGVIKMVMSLRDAVLPRTLHAGTPSSHVDWTAGGVELLHEQTRWPDAGRPRRAGVSSFGISGTNAHLILEQAPAAEESVDPEPDGTTPDDAGQDAAPEGVLPWLISAKSDAALREQAARLLAHTEAEPGLSAARVGWSLATGRSAFAHRAVVLGETGDDFRRSLNALATGAGSAGLVSGVADEGAAGGPVFVFPGQGSQWWGMGRDLLADSAVFRETVDACAEALAPYIDWSLHDVLSGEADPALLERVDVVQPALFSMMVALAALWRSYGVEPAAVVGHSQGEIAAAYVAGALTLDDAAAVVALRSQALPRLSGLGGMMSVAAPVERVEELLAPWAELLSVAAVNGPSSVVVSGDAGALDELLAACKEQDVRARKVSVDYASHGSHVEAVRDELSRVLAGVRSTPPTVPFYSTVTGGRLETAAFDGDYWYTNLRQTVRMEEATRALLADGHRVFIEASPHPVLAGAVQETQEAVEEAAGSAVVLGSLRRDEGDTRRFLASLAEAYVHGTPVDWRKAFPADGAAPVELPTYAFQRRRYWPELKPARTGATGAGTGGEADSAFWRLVENEDLESLADELGVGADGERSSLGAVLPTLSAWRAKSRERSLVNEWRYRVEWARLGEPAAAPTAGRRLVVVPAGSADDPWIAAVLAELGPETVLFEASADGADRAVWAKRLAELTSEGTEFAGVLSLLAPAEERHPDFGSVPCGLALTLILVQALGDAGLDAPLWCATRGAVSVGRDDRLTSPVQGALWGLGRVVALEHPDRWGGLVDLPETLDARAGARLTAVLAGLDGEDQVAIRGSGLYGRRMTHAAPAVTTPERPWRGRGTALITGGTGGIGGRVARWMAESGAAHLVLTSRRGEEAPGAAELRSELEELGAKVTITACDAADRTALAGVIGAIPADLPLTSVFHSAGVADGDNSVATLTLRQLDALMRSKLTAALHLHELTRGLDLDAFVLFSSGAAVWGSGGQPGYAAANAFLDALAEHRRAEGLTGSSVAWGTWAEVGMATDAEVGERLRRQGVRAMEPALALAALQRMLEDDDTALTVASMDWEVFTPSFTATRPSPLLAVIPEAGQALATDNGLPADDTETGVPPLRQRLDALPTAERARALLEAVRAEAAATLGHEGADAVAANRAFRDVGFDSVTAVELRNRLRTGLGLPLPAALVFDHPTPDALARHLGPLIFGAVPGQDTGTTDDPDARVRDVLASVPISRLRKAGLLDMVLKLATADDAEATGPAADGGGDSLDDMDAESLLRLATENSAN from the coding sequence ATAACCACTTGTTGCTTTCGTTCGCGACCCGATGATGAGGACGGACCGGTGCCAGAAGACCAGCAGGACAAAGTCGTCGACTACTTGAGGCGGGTCACCTCGGATCTCCGCCGCGCGCGTCAGCGCATCGGCGAACTCGAACTCAAGAACAACGAGCCCATCGCCATCGTGGGAATGAGCTGCCGGCTCCCCGGCGGTGTGCGCTCCCCGGAGGCCCTGTGGGATCTCGTCGATTCCGGTGGTGACGCCATTTCCGGCTTCCCCGCCGACCGCGGCTGGAATCTTGAGCGGCTCACCGGCGACGGAGAAGGCAGCAGCGCCACCCACGAAGGCGGATTCCTCTACGAGGCAGCCGAATTCGACGCCGGATTCTTCGGTATATCGCCGCGCGAGGCCATCGCCATGGACCCGCAGCAGCGGCTGCTGCTCGAAGTGTCGTGGGAAGCCCTCGAACGGTCCGGGATCGCCCCCGACTCGCTGCGCGGCAGCCAGGCCGGCGTGTTCGTCGGCGCCTACCACTGGGGACAGCCGACGGCCGGTACGGCGGGGGAACTCCAGGGCCACGCGCTGACCGGCACGGCGGCCAGTGTGCTCTCGGGCCGGCTCGCCTACACCCTCGGACTCGAAGGCCCCGCCATCACGGTGGACACGGCCTGCTCCTCCTCACTGGTCGCGCTGCACGTCGCCGCGCAGTCCCTGCGGGGCGGGGAGTCCTCGCTCGCCGTCATCGGCGGTGTCACGGTCCTCTCGGAGCCCTCCGTCTTCGTGGAGTTCAGCAAGCAGGGCGGACTGGCGCCCGACGGCCGCTGCAAGGCGTTCTCCGACGAGGCGAACGGTACGGGCTGGGGCGAGGGCGTCGGCGTACTCGTCGCCGAACGGCTCTCCGACGCCCGGCGCAACGGCCACCAGGTGCTGGCCGTCCTGCGCGGCTCCGCCGTCAACCAGGACGGTGCGTCCAACGGCCTGACCGCGCCCAACGGTCCCTCGCAGGAGCGGGTGGTCCGCCAGGCGCTGGCCAACGCCGGTCTGTCGGCTGCGGACGTGGACGCGGTGGAGGCGCACGGCACCGGCACCAGGCTCGGTGACCCGATCGAGGCGCAGGCCCTGCTCGCGACATACGGCCAGGAACGCGACCAGGACAGCCCGTTGTGGCTGGGCTCGCTCAAGTCGAACATCGGGCACACCCAGGCTGCCGCCGGTGTCGCCGGGGTCATCAAGATGGTGATGGCGCTGCGGAACGGGGTGCTGCCCCGGACGTTGCACGCGGAGTCGCCGTCGTCGCATGTGGATTGGTCGTCGGGTGCGGTGCGTCTGTTGTCGGAGGCGGTGGAGTGGCCCGAGACGGGTCGGCCGCGCCGTGCGGCGGTGTCGTCGTTCGGCATCAGCGGCACCAACGCGCACGCGCTGCTCGAAGAGGCCCCGGCCGCCGAGGAGGCGGAGCCGTCCGCCGAGCCGCCTGTCGAGCCCGCCGCCGTGGCGGGGGGCGTGGTGCCGTGGGTGGTGTCGGGCCGTGGCCGCTCCGCCGTACGGGACCAGGCGACGGCGCTCGTCTCCCGGGCGGAGGCCGCGGCGAGCCCGCTCGACGTGGGCTTCTCGCTCGTCTCGTCCCGGTCGGTCTTCGACCACCGTGCCGTGCTGGTCGGCGAGGGCAGCGACGAACTGCTGACCGGGGCAAGGGCGTTGGGTGCAGGGGAGTCCTGGGCAGGTCTGGTCGAAGGTGTGGCCGATGTGGAGGGGAAGACGGTGTTCGTCTTCCCGGGGCAGGGGTCGCAGTGGGTGGGGATGGGGGCTCGGTTGCTGGACGAGTCGCCGGTGTTCGCGGAGCGGATCGGTGAATGTGCGGCCGCGTTGGCCGAGTTCACCGATTGGTCGTTGGTGGATGTGTTGCGGGATGTGGAGGGCGCTCCGTCGCTGGAGCGGGTGGATGTGGTGCAGCCTGCTTCCTTCTCGGTGATGGTGTCGCTGGCCGCGCTGTGGCGCTCGCACGGCGTGGAGCCGGACGCCGTGGTGGGTCATTCCCAGGGTGAGATCGCCGCTGCGGTGGCATGTGGCGCGCTGTCGTTGGAGGACGGTGCGCGGGTGGTGGCGTTGCGGAGTCAGGCGATCGGTCGGCGGCTGGCTGGGCGTGGCGGGATGATGTCCGTCGCGTTGCCGGTGGCGGAGGTGGAGGGTCGGCTGGAGTCGTGGTCGGGTCGGGTGTCGGTGGCCGCGGTGAACGGGCCGCGTTCGGTGGTGGTTTCGGGTGAGCCCGAGGCGCTGGACGAGCTGTCGGCCGAGCTGACGGGCGAAGAGGTCCGGGTGCGTCGGGTGGCGGTGGATTACGCCTCGCATTCCGTGCAGGTGGAGGATCTGCGTGACGAACTCCTGGACGTGCTGGGCCCGGTGCGGCCGCGTGTCTCGGAGGTGCCGTTCTTCTCCACGGTGACCGGCGAGTGGCTGGATACGGAGGAGATGGATGCCGGGTACTGGTTCCGCAACTTGCGGCAGCGGGTCAGGTTCGCCGATGCGGTCCTGGACCTGCTGGACGGTGGACATCGTGCCTTCGTCGAGGTGAGTTCGCATCCGGTGCTGACGATGTCGGTGCAGGACATGATTGACGATTCCGGTGAACCTGCTGTGGCGACGGGGACGTTGCGTCGTGACACGGGTGGTGTGTCGAGGTTCTTGTTGTCGGCCGCCGAGGTGTTCGTGCGGGGTGTCGATGTCGACTGGGCGGGTGTGTTCGCGGGCACCGGCGCCCGGCGTGTGGACCTGCCGACCTACGCCTTCCAGCACGAGCGCTTCTGGAACATCCCCGACGTGCTCGACCAGGTCGCCGAAATCGATCCCCTGGACGCGGAGTTCTGGGCGGCGGTGGAGCAGGAGGATCTGTCCGCGCTGTCCTCGACGCTGCGTACGGACGAGGGTTCGGTGGCCGCTGTGCTGCCGGCGCTGTCGTCCTGGCGCAGGTCGCGTCACGACCGCTCGACCGTCGACTCCTGGCGCTACCGCGTCTCCTGGTCACCCGTCGGCAACGTCCCCCAGGCACGGCTGTCCGGGACGTGGCTCGTGGTGTCGGCCGAAGGGACCGACGACGCGGAGGTCGTTGACCTGCTGAGCGGGTCGGGTGCCGATGACGTACGCCGGTTGGTGCTGGACGAGTCGTATGTCGACCGTGGGGCCCTCCGTGAGCGGCTGGCGGAGACCGGCGAGATCGCCGGGATCGTCTCCGTACTCGCTCGCGCCGAGGAGCCGGGGCAGCGATACCCGGGTCTGTCGCTCGGTCTGGCCCTCACCGTCTCGCTGGTCCAGGCCCTCGGCGACACGGAGAGCGGGGCGCCGTTGTGGTTCCTCACGCAAGGCGCCCTCTCCACCGGCCGTTCCGACGAGATCACCGCTCCCGCACAGGCGCAGGTGGCCGGTGTGGGCTGGACCACGGCGCTGGAGCATCCGCAGCGCTGGGGCGGTGTGATCGACCTGCCGCCGGTCCTCGACCAGCGGGCCGCCTCGCGGCTCGTCTCCGCCCTCGCGGGCGCACTGGGCGAGGAGGACCAACTCGCCATCCGCGCCTCGGGCGTGCTGACCCGCCGTATCGTCCGCGCGGGCGCCGGACGCAAGGCGTCGTCCCGCGACTGGAAGCCGCGCGGCACCACCCTGGTCACCGGCGGCTCCGGCACCCTCGCCCCCGGGCTCGCCCGCTGGCTGGCCGGACAGGGTGCGGAGCATCTGGTACTGGTGAGCCGCCGGGGCATCGAAGCTCCCGGCGCCCCTGAACTCGTCGCCGAACTGGCCGAGTTGGGCACGGAGGCGACCGTCGCCGCCTGTGACGTCACCGACCGGGACGCCGTGGCCGCGCTGCTGGCGCAGCTCAAGGCCGACGGACACACGGTCCGTACGGTCGTCCACACCGCAGCCGTGATCGAGCTGTACTCGCTGGCCGAGACCAGCATGGAGTCCTTCTCCGACGTCGTGCACGCGAAGGTCGCCGGTGCCCGGCACCTGGACGAGCTGTTGGACGACGAGGCGCTGGACGACTTCATCCTCTACTCGTCCACGGCCGGCATGTGGGGGAGCGGTCATCACGCCGCGTACGTGGCGGGCAACGCCTTCCTCTCCGCGCTCGCCACCCAGCGCCGCGCCCGTGGTCTGCGCACCACGTCGGTGCACTGGGGGAAGTGGCCCGACGACATCGAGCGCGAGCTGGCCGACCCGCACCAGATCCGTCGCAGTGGCCTCCAGTACCTGGACCCCGAGCTGGCATTGAGCGGCCTCAAGCGGGTCCTGGACGACGACGAGACCGTCATCGGTCTCACCGACGTCGACTGGGACACGTACTACCCCGTCTTCACCTCCGGCCGCCCCACCCGCCTCTTCGACGAGGTGCCCGAGGTGCGGCGCCAGCTGACCGCGGGCACCGAACAGGCGGCCGCAGGACCGGAGATGAGTGATCTCGCGGTGCGGCTGCGTGAGCTGACCGCCCCCGAGCAGGAGCGGCTGCTACTCAATCTCGTCCGTACGGAGGCGGCAGCCGTCCTCGGCCACGCCTCCGCGGACGCGTTCCCCGAGCGGCGCGCCTTCCGGGACATCGGCTTCGACTCGGTCACCGCCGTCGACCTGCGCAACCGGCTCGTGGCCGCCACCGGTCTCCCGCTGCCTTCGACCATGGTCTTCGACTACCCCAGCCCCGCCGTGCTGGCCGGCTTCCTGCGGTCCCGCGCCGTGGGTGACGCACCGCCGGCACAGGACGCGACCGTGTCCGCCGCCGGCACCGAAGCGGACGACGAGCCGATCGCCATCATCGCCATGAGCTGCCGCTATCCCGGCGGCGCCCGCTCTCCCGAGGAGCTGATGCGGCTGGCCGTCGACGGCGCCGACGTCATCTCGGAGTTCCCCGCCGACCGGGGCTGGGACGCCGAAGGACTGTACGACCCCGACCCCGACCGGCAGGGAACGACCTACTCGGTCAGGGGCGGATTCCTGCACGAGGCCGCCGAGTTCGACCCCGGCTTCTTCGGCATCTCGCCGCGTGAGGCGGTCGCCATGGACCCGCAGCAGCGGCTGCTGCTGGAGACCTCCTGGGAGACCTTCGAGCGCGCCGGGATCGACCCGGACTCGCTGCGCGGCTCCACCGCCGGTACGTTCATCGGCGCCAGTTACCAGGACTACTCGTCGAGCGTGCAGAACGGCTCCGAGGGCTCCGAGGTGCACATGGTCACCGGCACGGCGGCCAGCGTGCTGTCGGGCCGGGTCTCCTACCTCTTCGGGTTCGAGGGGCCCGCCGTCACGGTCGACACGGCCTGCTCGTCCTCGCTGGTCGCGATGCATCTGGCCTGCCAGTCGCTGCGCAGCGGGGAGAGTTCGCTTGCCCTTGCCGGCGGTGTCGCCGTCATGGCCACCCCGCATGCCTTCGTCGGCTTCAGCAGGCAGCGGGCGCTCGCGCTGGACGGTCGCTGCAAGCCGTTCTCCGAGGCCGCCGACGGTATGACGCTGGCGGAAGGCGTCGGTGTCGTCCTGCTGGAGCGCCTTTCGGACGCGCGGCGCAACGGGCACCGGGTGCTCGCCGTGGTGCGCGGCTCGGCGATCAACCAGGACGGCGCTTCCAACGGCCTGACCGCGCCCAACGGGCCTTCGCAGCAGCGGGTGATCCGGCAGGCGCTGGCCAACGCCGGTCTGTCGGCCGCGGACGTGGACGCGGTCGAGGCACACGGCACCGGTACCAAGCTCGGTGACCCGATCGAGGCGCAGGCGCTGCTGGCGACGTACGGCCAGGGCCGCGACCCCGAGTACCCGCTGTGGCTGGGCTCGCTCAAGTCGAACATCGGACACACCCAGGCTGCCGCCGGTGTCGCCGGGGTCATCAAGATGGTGATGTCCCTGCGCGACGCGGTACTGCCCCGCACCCTCCACGCCGGCACCCCCTCGTCGCACGTCGACTGGACGGCCGGCGGGGTGGAACTGCTGCACGAGCAGACCCGCTGGCCGGACGCGGGACGCCCGAGGCGCGCCGGAGTCTCGTCGTTCGGGATCAGCGGCACCAACGCGCATCTCATCCTGGAACAGGCCCCCGCCGCCGAGGAGTCCGTCGATCCCGAGCCGGACGGGACGACGCCCGACGACGCCGGACAGGACGCGGCGCCCGAAGGCGTCCTGCCCTGGCTGATCTCGGCGAAGTCCGACGCCGCGCTGCGCGAGCAGGCGGCCCGGCTGCTCGCCCACACCGAAGCGGAGCCCGGCCTGTCGGCCGCCCGGGTGGGCTGGTCGCTCGCGACCGGCAGGTCCGCCTTCGCGCACCGCGCCGTGGTGCTGGGCGAGACCGGGGACGACTTCCGGCGCTCGCTGAACGCGCTGGCCACCGGGGCGGGTTCGGCCGGACTTGTGTCCGGTGTCGCCGACGAAGGAGCGGCCGGCGGACCGGTGTTCGTCTTCCCCGGCCAGGGCTCCCAGTGGTGGGGGATGGGCCGCGACCTGCTCGCGGACTCCGCCGTGTTCCGGGAGACCGTGGACGCCTGCGCCGAAGCGCTGGCCCCGTACATCGACTGGTCGCTGCACGACGTGCTGTCCGGTGAGGCGGACCCCGCACTGCTCGAACGGGTGGACGTGGTCCAGCCCGCCCTGTTCTCCATGATGGTCGCGCTGGCCGCGCTCTGGCGCTCCTACGGCGTCGAGCCCGCTGCCGTCGTCGGCCACTCGCAGGGTGAGATCGCCGCCGCTTATGTGGCAGGCGCGCTGACCCTCGACGACGCTGCGGCTGTCGTCGCCCTGCGCAGTCAGGCCCTGCCCCGGCTCTCCGGGCTCGGCGGCATGATGTCGGTGGCCGCCCCGGTCGAGCGGGTCGAGGAGCTGCTGGCCCCCTGGGCGGAACTCCTCTCCGTGGCGGCGGTCAACGGCCCTTCGTCGGTCGTCGTGTCCGGCGACGCCGGGGCGCTGGACGAACTCCTCGCCGCGTGCAAGGAGCAGGACGTGCGCGCCCGCAAGGTCTCGGTGGACTACGCCTCCCACGGTTCGCACGTCGAAGCGGTACGGGACGAACTGTCCCGGGTGCTCGCCGGCGTCCGGTCCACACCCCCCACGGTGCCGTTCTACTCGACGGTGACGGGCGGCCGGCTGGAGACGGCCGCGTTCGACGGCGACTACTGGTACACCAACCTGCGGCAGACCGTACGGATGGAGGAGGCGACCCGCGCCCTGCTCGCTGACGGGCACCGCGTCTTCATCGAGGCGAGCCCGCATCCGGTACTGGCGGGAGCCGTCCAGGAGACCCAGGAAGCGGTCGAGGAGGCCGCCGGTTCCGCGGTGGTCCTCGGGTCGCTGCGCCGCGACGAGGGCGACACCCGGCGCTTCCTCGCCTCCCTCGCCGAGGCGTATGTGCACGGGACACCGGTCGACTGGCGCAAGGCCTTTCCCGCCGACGGGGCCGCCCCGGTGGAGCTGCCGACGTACGCCTTCCAGCGCCGGCGCTACTGGCCGGAGCTGAAGCCCGCCCGGACCGGCGCAACCGGCGCCGGAACCGGCGGCGAGGCCGACTCGGCGTTCTGGCGGCTCGTCGAGAACGAGGACCTGGAGTCCCTCGCCGACGAACTCGGCGTCGGTGCCGACGGCGAGCGCTCCTCGCTCGGCGCCGTACTGCCCACGCTCTCCGCCTGGCGCGCCAAGTCGCGGGAGCGGTCCCTGGTCAACGAGTGGCGCTACCGCGTCGAGTGGGCCCGGCTGGGCGAACCGGCCGCCGCCCCCACGGCGGGCCGCCGGCTCGTGGTCGTCCCGGCGGGCAGCGCCGACGACCCGTGGATCGCCGCCGTGCTCGCCGAACTCGGCCCGGAAACCGTGCTGTTCGAGGCATCGGCCGACGGCGCGGACCGCGCCGTCTGGGCCAAGCGGCTCGCCGAACTGACCTCGGAAGGAACCGAGTTCGCCGGAGTGCTGTCGCTGCTGGCCCCCGCCGAGGAGCGGCACCCGGACTTCGGCTCCGTGCCCTGCGGTCTCGCTCTCACCCTCATCCTCGTCCAGGCCTTGGGTGACGCGGGACTCGACGCACCGCTGTGGTGCGCCACCCGTGGCGCCGTCTCCGTCGGCCGCGACGACCGGCTGACCAGCCCGGTCCAGGGCGCGTTGTGGGGCCTCGGCCGGGTGGTCGCACTGGAGCACCCGGACCGCTGGGGCGGTCTGGTCGACCTGCCGGAGACGCTGGACGCACGGGCCGGGGCGCGGCTGACCGCCGTACTGGCCGGACTCGACGGCGAGGACCAGGTCGCGATACGCGGCTCGGGCCTCTACGGACGGCGCATGACGCACGCGGCGCCCGCTGTCACCACGCCCGAACGCCCCTGGCGTGGCCGGGGCACGGCACTGATCACCGGCGGTACCGGCGGTATCGGCGGCCGGGTCGCCCGCTGGATGGCCGAAAGCGGCGCCGCCCATCTCGTACTGACCAGCAGGCGCGGCGAAGAGGCGCCCGGCGCGGCCGAACTCCGCTCCGAACTGGAGGAGTTGGGCGCGAAGGTCACCATCACTGCCTGCGACGCCGCAGACCGTACGGCGCTGGCGGGCGTCATCGGGGCGATCCCCGCCGACCTGCCGCTGACCTCCGTGTTCCACTCGGCGGGAGTGGCGGACGGCGACAACAGCGTGGCAACACTGACGCTGCGTCAGCTCGACGCGCTGATGCGGTCGAAGCTGACCGCCGCGCTGCATCTGCACGAACTGACGCGCGGCCTCGACCTGGACGCCTTCGTACTGTTCTCCTCGGGCGCCGCCGTCTGGGGCAGTGGCGGCCAGCCCGGCTACGCGGCGGCCAACGCGTTCCTCGACGCGCTGGCCGAGCACCGCAGGGCCGAAGGGCTGACCGGCTCGTCCGTCGCCTGGGGCACCTGGGCCGAGGTCGGCATGGCCACGGACGCCGAGGTGGGCGAAAGGCTGCGGCGGCAGGGCGTACGGGCGATGGAACCCGCGCTGGCCCTCGCGGCGCTCCAGCGGATGCTGGAGGACGACGACACGGCCCTGACCGTGGCGTCGATGGACTGGGAGGTGTTCACCCCCAGCTTCACAGCGACCAGGCCCAGCCCCTTGCTGGCTGTCATACCGGAGGCCGGCCAGGCGCTGGCCACCGACAACGGCCTGCCCGCGGACGACACGGAGACCGGCGTACCGCCGCTGCGGCAGCGGCTCGACGCACTGCCCACGGCGGAGCGCGCCCGCGCCCTGCTCGAAGCGGTACGCGCCGAAGCAGCTGCGACCCTCGGCCACGAAGGGGCCGACGCCGTCGCGGCGAACCGCGCCTTCCGCGACGTCGGCTTCGACTCCGTGACCGCCGTCGAACTGCGCAACCGGCTGCGGACCGGCCTCGGCCTGCCCCTGCCGGCCGCCCTGGTCTTCGACCACCCGACCCCGGACGCGCTCGCGCGCCATCTCGGCCCGCTCATCTTCGGGGCCGTACCCGGACAGGACACCGGCACGACCGACGACCCGGATGCGCGTGTGCGCGACGTGCTCGCATCCGTCCCGATCAGCCGACTCCGCAAAGCGGGCCTGCTGGACATGGTGTTGAAGCTCGCCACCGCCGACGACGCCGAGGCCACCGGCCCGGCCGCCGACGGCGGAGGCGACTCGCTCGACGACATGGACGCGGAAAGCCTGCTGCGGCTCGCCACCGAGAACTCGGCGAACTGA